TCCTCTTCATCACGACCTCGTCTTCTGCAGGATACCGTTTCTGCAGACCAGCCTCCCGGCACCTTATGCATGTGCAGTCGTGGCCTTGCTTTTTCAAGCGTGCAAGCACTATTTGCCGCAGGTTTCCACTCTTTGGCCCTGCAATGATGTCGTCAGACTCGATCTCGCGCTGGACGCGCATTATGCGCACGTACTGCGGAACCATTTTCTTCATTTCCACAATCACGTCAACAAGGTCGTCGTCAGAATATGCGCAGTACTTGCCGCTGCTGTAAAGCTTGTACAGGCCGGTGTGCTCCAGCACCAGCGTCGGGTAGACCTTGAGCATGTCCGGCTTGAACGCCTCGTCCTCGAACAGCCTCTTGAAATCGGCAATGTCTTTTTCCGGCGAAGAGCCGGGGAGCCCCGGCATCATGTGCGCCACAATCTTGTAGCCCGAGTCGCGGGTTATGCGGAATGAATCAATGACGTCGTCAAGTGTGTGACCCCTGTTCACAAGTTTGTAGACGTTGTCGCGCAATGACTGGACGCCGATTTCCACTCGCGTGACTCCAAGCTCCAGCATCAGGTCGACGTGCGGCTCCTTGCAATAGTCGGGCTTGGTCTCGACGGTAAAGCCGACGCAGCGGTTCTCTGCGCGCTCGTTTGCGGCCATTGCCTCCTGCAGGTTTTTCGACCTAGAGCCGTTTAGCGCGTCGTAGCATGACTTGGCAAACTCGCGCTGGTAATCCTCTGGCATGAAGGGAAAGGTGCCGCCCACAATGACTAACTCGGACTTGCCAGTGTCGTGGCCCCGTGACTGCAGCTGTTTCATCTTTGAGGAGACCTGCTCGTACGGGTCGAACTGGAACTTTTGCGCGGCCCTTGTGGCAGGCTCTGTTCCCGTGTACGAAAGCGGCGTGTTGAACTCGATGCCGCCGGGGCAGTAGATGCACTTGCCGTGCGGGCATTCGTACGGCTTGGGCATCACCGCTATCACGGCCACGCCGGAGGCAGTCTTGGCCGGCTTGACCATCAGCAGCTTGCGGTACCTGCTGTTTTTTGGCAGGTAGCTGATGATGTGCGCGTTTTTTGGCATCGTCGACAGGTGAAAAGAAGATGAGACGTCCCTGACTATCTGGCGCACCTCGCCTGCCGACAGCGGCTGCTGCTGCTTTTCGACAACAAGCATGGCTATGGTCCTGCACGCCTGCTGGTAGTTCGGGTCAGAGTCGGCAGCCGCGCTTAGCAATATTTTTCAAAAATGCTTTTGTTCGCATATTAATTTTTGCAAGGCTCTCTAGAGCGCCTGCTTCTTTTTTCCTTCCAGTGTTGCGACGACGCCTGTTCCTTTCTCTATCCTGCCGACTGCCTTGCAGCCCATCTTGTATCTCTTGAACGTGCGGATGACCTGCTCGGTACTTGCCTTTGGCGCAATGACGCAAAAGCCTATTCCCATGTTAAACGTGCGGTACATTTCGCCTGTCTCGATGTTGCCGTCTACCTGTATCTGCAGGAATATGCCCGTCGGGGCAGGCAGGCCGTCAAGGCAGTACTGCACGTTTTTGTTCAGGCGCGGCAATTTTGTAAACGAGCCTCCCGTGATGTTGGCAAGGCCGTGCATCGCGATCTTCTTTTTGAAAAGCTCCATCACCGGCTTTACGTAGATCCGCGTCGGGATCAACAGCTCTTCGCCCACCGTCTGGACAAGATGCTCGGCGCTGTCATCTACAGAGTATTTCGATAACAACACTTTTCGCGCAAGGGTATATCCGTTTGAATGCAGCCCGCTGCTCTCTACGCCAAGGATGACGTCGCCGGGTTTTATCGCGCCACCAAGGAGCGGCTTGCCACCATCCACGGTCCCAAGTACCATGCCGGCAAGGTCAAACGCGTTTTCCTCACCTGCTATGACATCAGGCAGGACAGCAGTCTCGCCTCCCACGATTGCCATCTGCGACTGCTTGGCGCCTTCCACCAGCCCGTGTGCGATTTGCTCAAGCAGTTTTTCGTTCGCCTGCCTGAGCGCGATATAGTCGATGAATGCCACAGGCTTTGCACCGACGCAAATAATGTCGTTCACGTTCATTGCGACGCAGTCGATGCCAACGGTGTCGAATTTGTTCATGAGCTGCGCGACAAGCACTTTTGTGCCCACGCCATCAGAGTGCAGCGCAAGCGTCTGCGAGCCGAGCCTGACAAGCCCCGCGTAATGCCCAAAGCCGGAAAGCACCTTTCCCGCGGAGATCATCTTGTGCGTGGCAGAAATGATGTCTCCTATCGACTTTTGCGCGGTGCGGATCTTGCCGACATCGACGCCGGCGTCGCGGTATGTCATCCTCCTCTCTTTCAATACGGCCAGATAAGGCCGAGCTCGTTATAAATAATAATACATATTTTTTCAACTGCCTGGAAGATGACAGAACGCGTGGTTTTTGCATTCTTTGCTTTCAGAAAATAAAGGCGCAAAAATTGAGCTGTGCTAAAAGAGATCCTGCCCGGACAGCATAAATCCAGCGCAGGTAGTGACTACCCCGATGACGGAAAGCGAAACAACGATGCAGATGGTTCTGAATCGCAATCGAATTACTGTAAGCATCACCATGTTTGGCGGCGGTGTGCTTGTCACAAGGGTGTTTGAGGGTAGTGGCTGTTATGACCAGCTTGTGGATTTTCTCAAGAGCCAGTTTGGTATAGGCAGCGTGATACGCTCCTCCATTATCATTGCTGATGACAGATGATAATGACGATGAAGACGAAGAATGCTTAATAGTAATCTCTTGGCAGTACACATGCAGATTGAACGCGTTTGACAAGAGCAGGATGAGCATCACGGCCTGGTGCGAGGATTGCGAGTGCGTGTTTGACAACAGGTTGGAAGTTGAGGCGCACCGGCAGGAAAAAGGCCATAGGGTGAAGGTGACCGAGTTCTGGGTCACCGGCAGGAGATAAGAGCTTAGGCCTTTCTGATGCCGCTGAACGGCGCGTCAAGTATGGTCCTTCTTGCCACCCTTACAACCTCAAACACTGCGTTGCGCAGCAGGTTTGCCGTATCTCCAAGCATCCTGACTATTACTCCCGAGTTGTCTGGAAGTATGCTTGC
The sequence above is drawn from the Nitrososphaera viennensis EN76 genome and encodes:
- the purM gene encoding phosphoribosylformylglycinamidine cyclo-ligase: MTYRDAGVDVGKIRTAQKSIGDIISATHKMISAGKVLSGFGHYAGLVRLGSQTLALHSDGVGTKVLVAQLMNKFDTVGIDCVAMNVNDIICVGAKPVAFIDYIALRQANEKLLEQIAHGLVEGAKQSQMAIVGGETAVLPDVIAGEENAFDLAGMVLGTVDGGKPLLGGAIKPGDVILGVESSGLHSNGYTLARKVLLSKYSVDDSAEHLVQTVGEELLIPTRIYVKPVMELFKKKIAMHGLANITGGSFTKLPRLNKNVQYCLDGLPAPTGIFLQIQVDGNIETGEMYRTFNMGIGFCVIAPKASTEQVIRTFKRYKMGCKAVGRIEKGTGVVATLEGKKKQAL
- a CDS encoding tRNA uridine(34) 5-carboxymethylaminomethyl modification radical SAM/GNAT enzyme Elp3 encodes the protein MLSAAADSDPNYQQACRTIAMLVVEKQQQPLSAGEVRQIVRDVSSSFHLSTMPKNAHIISYLPKNSRYRKLLMVKPAKTASGVAVIAVMPKPYECPHGKCIYCPGGIEFNTPLSYTGTEPATRAAQKFQFDPYEQVSSKMKQLQSRGHDTGKSELVIVGGTFPFMPEDYQREFAKSCYDALNGSRSKNLQEAMAANERAENRCVGFTVETKPDYCKEPHVDLMLELGVTRVEIGVQSLRDNVYKLVNRGHTLDDVIDSFRITRDSGYKIVAHMMPGLPGSSPEKDIADFKRLFEDEAFKPDMLKVYPTLVLEHTGLYKLYSSGKYCAYSDDDLVDVIVEMKKMVPQYVRIMRVQREIESDDIIAGPKSGNLRQIVLARLKKQGHDCTCIRCREAGLQKRYPAEDEVVMKRTDYAASGGREIFLSYESADGKTILGFLRLRKVNSPHRQELQNVAIVRELHVYGQALGVGLDADSSSYQHRGYGTKLMQEAERIAKDELGAGKIAVISAVGTREYYKTRLGYRQDGPYVSKVL